ATTCTTATCATTCATATAGCACGTGAAACAGACAGAAAAATAGCCGACTCTTCATATAAAAGTCGGCTGCTTTCTTATAGTTCGAGTTCTCCCATACGAAGAAGCTCTACAACTGCTTGTGAACGTCCTTTAACCCCTAGCTTTTGCATTGCGTTTGAAATGTGATTGCGTACTGTTTTTTCACTTATAAAAAGTTCACCTGCAATTTCCTTCGTCGTTTTATCTTGAACGAGTAATTCAAATACTTCTCTTTCTCTCTTTGTGAGTAACGGTTTAGATTGATACGCTTTTTCCTTCAACTGGTATAACCCTCCTTGCTTAAGCCAGAGCTGTATATGTGTAAGTTGGGTGTTTATTTAGTCAAGATATTGTATGAACGAAATGTGCAGGTGGTGAATGAAAATGGGCTTTATTTCTTATGTTATTTTAGACTTTTATACAGTGCATACACTCGATTTATCCACTTACTTTCCAGTACGCCATATTTGTTCTAGCAATATACTTACAACAGTACCTACAAACAAACCATTACCGAATACATATTGCATAACAGAAGGCAATGATTGAAGTGCTCCAGACGGTAAAAACATAACGCCGCAGCCAAACAATACCGCGACTCCTAAGATCGTTACATTCCGTTCGCTAAGTGGCACTTGTTTTATATTATGAAATCCAATTCCAATGAGTTGCACGAACGAAGCCATTAAAACCGCAGATGCGACCGCGGATGGCAGAGAGGCTAAATAACGAATAATACTTGGAAATAGCGACATAACGACTAATAGTACACAGGCCAATAAGAATGAACGCATATACTTTTGATTTGTTAAACGTATGAAACCTGCCGTTGCCGGTAATGGAACGACACCTACTGTTGAAAATAAAGAAGAAATCATATGCGAAATCCCTCCAACCCACGTACCGTTTCTCAACTGTTTTTGTTCAATAGTCGCTTTATGAATGGTAGCTTGATTAATTGCTATAATAGCTGCCACTGTATTTGAAACTAAAATACATACCATAACGAAACTTGATACAGCCATACCTGTATTCCATTTTGGAAGTCCCCAAGCAAATATATGTGGAAATTGTACAAAATGAGTTACTTGAGACGGAATCGTCACTTTCCCTACGATCAGAAAAATAATCCAACCGCTAATCAATCCTATTAAAACCGCATAACTTTTAACAAAACCTTTTCCAAAATTCGAAAGTATGACTACGAACAAAAATATGCCAAAAGCGATCAATGCTGTAAATCCATCAATTTGAGAAACAGTAGCTGTAATTCCTAACATTCCTTTTAAAAATACACCACTTAATTGCAAACATAATAGAAGCAAGAACGTCCCTGTAACGAGCGGTGTAAATAAAAATAAAATGCGCCCTATAAAACCCGTTACCCCTAATCCTATTAAAATAACTCCGGAAATCATCATCCCTAATTCTAATATTTGCAACGTACTATGTAGTTGATCCTGCCCGACAGTTGCATAAGCAAGTACGGTAAATACACCAACCCAAGATCCAGCTGGCCCATCCGCAATTGGTAATCTATGCCCAATCCATCCTTGTAAAAAAGAAGATATACCCACTACAAAAAACGTACGCTGCATTAAATAAAATACTTCTTCCGTCGTAAGATGAAATAATCCGCCAACGACAATTGGTAGTGCGATCGAATTCGCTAATAAAAAAATAAACCATTGCAAGGTTCCCATAATATGATTTTGGTTATGTTGATTGTCCAAATTTTTCATCCCTTCCATACATTGCGTACAAAAATACGCTTAATACTATTACGTAGCTTTTCGAAACAACTCTTTTTCTCCCCTCGATTTCTTCCCATATCCAAACGTTGCGATGTAAACTCCACAAACGATAAAAATAGCTCCAATTATTTGAATGGATGTTACACTTTTCTGCAATATAATATATCCAACTACCATCGTAACGAATGGTTCTAAATTTAAAAACATAGCCGCAGTCGACGCCTTCGTTTTTCTCAATTGATTATTCCAAACAAGCGTACAAATTCCATGCATAAGTATTGCTGTCACAATTAGAAGCGACCAACTCTCTATAGAGTATTTCAACGTTATGTGAGAAAAGGTAAAAGCAAGAAACGGTAGCATAATTAAAAAACCAAAAATTGAAGAAAAGAATGTAATAAAAAACATATCATCTCTGTTCCCCAATTTCCGAATTAAAACGATAGATAAAGAAAAAGATAGCATCGTTATAAAAATCCATATTAACCCTTCTGAAAAGACGAACCTCTGCCCAACACCAATTACAAAAAACACTCCAAAAGTAGCAATCCCTCCTCCTATTACTAACTTAGCTGTTAACGGTTCGTTTAAAATAAATACCGCTAGAATAGAAGTCATGACAGGAGTAAGCGCTAATATTAGCGCAGCTGTTGTTGGGTCTGCTGTTTGTAACCCTTCATAAAAAGACCATTGATTAATCGCGACACCTATGATCCCAATTAATAATACACTTTTCATTTCATTCTTTTCTATATATAAGTCTTTCTTACACATAATAGCGTACGCTAGAAAAAACAAATTAATAAATAGTAAGCGAAGTGTCGTTAACAACACCGGATGAAATGTATTTACTAAAATCGCACCAAATATAAAATTACTCCCCCAAACTACTACACATATAAACAGTAATATATATGTACGTGTCACCTATTCCCCTCCTTTTCTCGTAAAAAAGAAGGATTCCTATTCTTTCATTAGGAACCCTTGAAAATATATATATAAATTAGGGAGATACGTAAATTAAATCAATACACCTTGAACATTTTGCAAGGAACCTGCTACTATTTTCCCATTTTTCATTACGGCTGGTCGCTTTGCTCGTCTAGCAATCGCTTCTGCTGAACAAGTAGCTTGTAAGAAGACGAAATCAGCTTTATCTCCTACTTTAGGCCAAACTTGATTTCCTTCTTGATCCAATGGCGTTTTTCCATCTGTAATATACGCTAAAGAAGAAGATAAAGACTTCTCATCAATCCAGCGATACTTTTCTGCTAAACGCCCTACTCTTTCAAAAATATCAGCATTTCCAAATGGTCCCCATGAATCAAACATACTATCGCAACCTAAAGAAACGGAAACGCTTTTTTCTGTAAGCAATGGTACTGGCGGCATATTTCTGTTAATTGGTACTGTCGTAATAATAGACATTCCTCTTTCAGCTAATAAGTCTGCCATATCTGCCCCTTCTTCTTTAGATACGTCTCCTAGGCTAAACGCATGACTGACCGCAACACGTCCGTCCCAACTAGCATCCTCTGTAAATTGAGCTAACTTTTTAATTGTATAAATACCTAAATGCCCTGCATCATGTAAATGCAAATCAACATCTGCATTTGCCTCTACAGCAATTTCCATCATATCAAAAAGTGATTTTTCAATATTATTATCTACAGTAGCTGGATCTACACCACCTACTAAAGTTGCGCCCATTTTCATCGCTTCTCTCATAAGAGAATGTGCTTCTGTACGAAGTAAACCGTGCTGCGGGAATGCTACGATTTCATATGTAAACGCACCTTTCATATTTTCTAAAGTTTGACGTACAGATTCTAAGTTTTTAAGACCAATATACGGATCAATATTTACATGCGTTCGTATATGAGTCGAACCAGCATTTAAAATATTTCTTAGTAACAACTCTGCTCTCTCTCCAGTTGTTTGAGCTAAAATTGGTAACTCCTGCTGTTCTAACTCTAATCTCTCAATAATATTTTTTACTGGTGTGCACGCTTCCCACGGGCCACCAAGTTTTGTTTTATCAAGGTGAAAATGATTTTCCACAAACGACGGAAGAACAAGCAATTCTTTCGCATCTTTCGTTTCATATTCTGTTTGAAGCGGTACATCCGCAAGTACAATCTTCTCAATCTTTCCATCCTGTATGAGTAAATGATGCAAAGCTGTTTCTGTACCTGTAACTACTTCATTATTAAACTTGTAACCTGTTTCTAATCGTACATTCGTTAACCAATACACATTTTGCATTTCAATCATCCTCTCAAACAAGATTATTTATAGCCGTTTTTTGCAAACTACCAGCAACAACATTTCCTTTATATAAAACAGCACAGCGCTCTGTTTGTCTTGCTACTACCTCGGCTGAACATGACGCTTCTGTAAAGACGATATTTGCTTCATCCCCAATTTTTGGCCATTGACGATTTCCTTGATCATCTAATATAGATTTCCCACCCGTAATAAACTGAAGTGCTTTCCCTAAAGAGCGCTCGTCAATCCATCTAAATCTCTCCGCTAGACAATTTGCCTTTTGCAACATATCTCCTGTTCCAAATGGAGACCAATGATCAGTTATACTATCGTTTCCTAGTGAAACTTTTACACCTTTACGATTTAATAACGGAACTGGAATTACATGTCTACTAATTGGAACTGTTGACGTTATATCAACGCCTAATGCCGCAAGTCGTTCAGCCATTTCCTCCGCTTCTTCTACGGATACATCTCCAAGTCCAAGAGCATGACTAATTGTCACTCTTCCTTGCCACCCTGCTTCTTCTGTTAACGCAGCTAATCTCTTCATTGTAAATATTCCAAGTTGATCCGCGTCATGTAAATGAATATCAATGTCTGAATCAAACTCTACTGCAATATCTATAATTGTATTTAATGATTTTTCAATATTACCGTCTACAGTAGCTGGGTCTACTCCACCTACTAAATGAGCTCCCATACGCATAGCGTCTTTTACAAGCCCTACGGAATTACTTCGTAACAAACCGTGTTGCGGGAATGCTACAATTTTTGCTGATAACTTATCTTTATACGTTTCTAGTGCCGCAATCGTTGCTTCTAAATTCCCAAGACCAATTACAGGATCAATATTGCAATGTGTTCGAATATTTGTCGCTCCATTTTCAAGAAGTAATTGCAACATTTTCTCCGCTCTACTCTTTGCAGTTTCTAATTGCTTCGGAAGAATAGTTTGCTCCTCATGAATACGAGTGAATATACTTTTTACTGGTGTACACGCTTTCCACGGTCCACTATAATACGTTTTATCAATATGAATATGCATTTCTTCAAATGCTGGTAATGCCAGTAAACCATTTGCATTTACTACTTCACCATCTTGCTCCGATACAATCCCAGTTAATATCTTCGTAATCTTTCCATCTTCAATAAACAAACTACAAATTTCCGTTTCTGTACTTGTAATTCGCGATTTCTCATATACGTACCCACATTCAAGTTTCACATTCGTTAACCAATATTGTGATTTCACACTCACTTTGTCAATCTCCCCTCGCAATATGATTTTTCTACTTCACAAATGAAACAAAAATAGATAAAAATTTCTATCAGTGTAAAATGATGTTTTACACTGATAGAATTTCCTATTTTACTGTAGTTCTACACCTTCCAGTCGCAAATACCCAGATGGATCAATCCAAAATCCTTTTATATTTTTCGTGGTTGCAGCAATATGATTAATCCCTCGAATTGGTACTAATAAAGCATCTTTTAATTCAATTTCTTGTAACTGTTTATACAATTCTTTTCTCTTAGTCTCATCTTTTTCTTTTCTAGCATCTTCTATTAATTTATCTACTGCCGGATTACTATAGAAGAATTGGTTACCAGTTGCTCCGTGTGAACTAGAATGGAATAAATTATATTGATTATAGTCACCATCACCTGTTGCGTTTCCCCATCCTCCAACAAACATCGCATGTTCTGATTTATTCGTTGCAGCTAAAAACGCACCATATTCCATAACTTTAATTTCTACATCAACGCCAATCCCTTTTAATTGAGATTGAATTACTTCCACTAACGCCATTCTAACTTTGCTGTCATTCGTCCAAATTGTTGTTTTAAACCCATTTGGATAACCAGCTTCTGCTAATAACTTTTTCGCAGTATTAATGTCATACTTATATCCTTTTACGTCTTTCGTATAACCGAATACTTTAGGCGTCATTACAGAGTTCACTTCAGTCCCAACATTGTTATATACTCCTTTTAAAATCCCTTTTGTTTCAATCGCATGTGCAATCGCTTGACGAACGAGCGGATTATCAAATGGCTTTTTCTCCACATTAAATCCAATATATTCTACACCCAAACCTTCATTTTCAATTAACTCCATAGATGGTGAATTCTTCACTCGCTCTACTTCAGTTACTGGTAAATTCTCTGCAATGTGAGCTTCACCAGTTTCAATCATTCCAATACGTGTTGCATCTTCTGGTACTACTTTGAATACAACTTCATCAACCTTTGTTTTTTCACCCCAATAATTTTTATTCTTCTCAAGGCGAATTTCTTCACCTGGTTTCCATGACTTAAAAGTATATGGACCTGTCCCAACTGGATGCTGGGCTAAACCTTTTCCTTTTTCATCAATTGCTTTCGGACTTAAAATACTTCCTTCATTACTTGCGAAAATAGATAAAAGAGGTGCGTATGGGTATTTCAATACGAACTGTACTGTGTATTCATCAATTACTTTTATTTCTTGAATCATGGAATAAACAGTTGCTCGATTTGAACCTACTTTCGGGTCTAATACACGTCCAAAGTTTTTCTTTACTGCCTCAGCATTAAATGGTGCACCATCTTGGAATGTCACTCCTTGTTGCAACTTAAATTCCCAATTTAAATCATCAATTTGTTTCCATTCCTTTGCTAACATCGGCTTAAAATCCATGTTTTTATCTCGTTGTACAAGATTTTCATACACTTTATGGTACACAACACTTGCGGAAGGGATGTTTGTAATAAAATGCGGATCTAAATTATCAGCATCTGACAGTCTAGCAATTGTTAAAACGCCGCCTTCTTTTGTCCCTTTGCTTCCTGACCCTTCATTTCCTGTCTTCGTATTAGATGAACACCCCGCTAGAAAAACTGAAAGACATAAAATTGTGATAAAACAAATCACAAGTCCCCTTTTGAATCTCATCGCCCTTCCCCCTCCACTTTCTTTTATCTCTACATCCTAAAGCGAAACCTTAAACCTAGCTTTCTATCCCCCTATTTTCTAATAGCAGATCATTCCACCACCCTCTCTTTTTTCAATTTT
This genomic interval from Bacillus cereus contains the following:
- the gerE gene encoding spore germination transcription factor GerE, yielding MKEKAYQSKPLLTKREREVFELLVQDKTTKEIAGELFISEKTVRNHISNAMQKLGVKGRSQAVVELLRMGELEL
- a CDS encoding purine/pyrimidine permease — its product is MKNLDNQHNQNHIMGTLQWFIFLLANSIALPIVVGGLFHLTTEEVFYLMQRTFFVVGISSFLQGWIGHRLPIADGPAGSWVGVFTVLAYATVGQDQLHSTLQILELGMMISGVILIGLGVTGFIGRILFLFTPLVTGTFLLLLCLQLSGVFLKGMLGITATVSQIDGFTALIAFGIFLFVVILSNFGKGFVKSYAVLIGLISGWIIFLIVGKVTIPSQVTHFVQFPHIFAWGLPKWNTGMAVSSFVMVCILVSNTVAAIIAINQATIHKATIEQKQLRNGTWVGGISHMISSLFSTVGVVPLPATAGFIRLTNQKYMRSFLLACVLLVVMSLFPSIIRYLASLPSAVASAVLMASFVQLIGIGFHNIKQVPLSERNVTILGVAVLFGCGVMFLPSGALQSLPSVMQYVFGNGLFVGTVVSILLEQIWRTGK
- a CDS encoding DMT family transporter, which codes for MTRTYILLFICVVVWGSNFIFGAILVNTFHPVLLTTLRLLFINLFFLAYAIMCKKDLYIEKNEMKSVLLIGIIGVAINQWSFYEGLQTADPTTAALILALTPVMTSILAVFILNEPLTAKLVIGGGIATFGVFFVIGVGQRFVFSEGLIWIFITMLSFSLSIVLIRKLGNRDDMFFITFFSSIFGFLIMLPFLAFTFSHITLKYSIESWSLLIVTAILMHGICTLVWNNQLRKTKASTAAMFLNLEPFVTMVVGYIILQKSVTSIQIIGAIFIVCGVYIATFGYGKKSRGEKELFRKAT
- a CDS encoding amidohydrolase family protein encodes the protein MQNVYWLTNVRLETGYKFNNEVVTGTETALHHLLIQDGKIEKIVLADVPLQTEYETKDAKELLVLPSFVENHFHLDKTKLGGPWEACTPVKNIIERLELEQQELPILAQTTGERAELLLRNILNAGSTHIRTHVNIDPYIGLKNLESVRQTLENMKGAFTYEIVAFPQHGLLRTEAHSLMREAMKMGATLVGGVDPATVDNNIEKSLFDMMEIAVEANADVDLHLHDAGHLGIYTIKKLAQFTEDASWDGRVAVSHAFSLGDVSKEEGADMADLLAERGMSIITTVPINRNMPPVPLLTEKSVSVSLGCDSMFDSWGPFGNADIFERVGRLAEKYRWIDEKSLSSSLAYITDGKTPLDQEGNQVWPKVGDKADFVFLQATCSAEAIARRAKRPAVMKNGKIVAGSLQNVQGVLI
- a CDS encoding amidohydrolase family protein, with translation MSVKSQYWLTNVKLECGYVYEKSRITSTETEICSLFIEDGKITKILTGIVSEQDGEVVNANGLLALPAFEEMHIHIDKTYYSGPWKACTPVKSIFTRIHEEQTILPKQLETAKSRAEKMLQLLLENGATNIRTHCNIDPVIGLGNLEATIAALETYKDKLSAKIVAFPQHGLLRSNSVGLVKDAMRMGAHLVGGVDPATVDGNIEKSLNTIIDIAVEFDSDIDIHLHDADQLGIFTMKRLAALTEEAGWQGRVTISHALGLGDVSVEEAEEMAERLAALGVDITSTVPISRHVIPVPLLNRKGVKVSLGNDSITDHWSPFGTGDMLQKANCLAERFRWIDERSLGKALQFITGGKSILDDQGNRQWPKIGDEANIVFTEASCSAEVVARQTERCAVLYKGNVVAGSLQKTAINNLV
- a CDS encoding glutathione ABC transporter substrate-binding protein, with product MRFKRGLVICFITILCLSVFLAGCSSNTKTGNEGSGSKGTKEGGVLTIARLSDADNLDPHFITNIPSASVVYHKVYENLVQRDKNMDFKPMLAKEWKQIDDLNWEFKLQQGVTFQDGAPFNAEAVKKNFGRVLDPKVGSNRATVYSMIQEIKVIDEYTVQFVLKYPYAPLLSIFASNEGSILSPKAIDEKGKGLAQHPVGTGPYTFKSWKPGEEIRLEKNKNYWGEKTKVDEVVFKVVPEDATRIGMIETGEAHIAENLPVTEVERVKNSPSMELIENEGLGVEYIGFNVEKKPFDNPLVRQAIAHAIETKGILKGVYNNVGTEVNSVMTPKVFGYTKDVKGYKYDINTAKKLLAEAGYPNGFKTTIWTNDSKVRMALVEVIQSQLKGIGVDVEIKVMEYGAFLAATNKSEHAMFVGGWGNATGDGDYNQYNLFHSSSHGATGNQFFYSNPAVDKLIEDARKEKDETKRKELYKQLQEIELKDALLVPIRGINHIAATTKNIKGFWIDPSGYLRLEGVELQ